From a single Planctellipticum variicoloris genomic region:
- the mnmA gene encoding tRNA 2-thiouridine(34) synthase MnmA, with protein sequence MSRIVLAMSGGVDSSAAAVLLKEQGCDVIGLFMRSGATDDYACHTGIGPALPIVTAKANKQGCCSASDAADARRVADLLDIPFHSLNFENAFGRIKDYFADEYLAGRTPNPCVMCNNWLKFGKLWDFARQVGADAIATGHYARLRDIGEDQPALVRGLDPGKDQSYVLAGISRDLLGRIQFPVGNYTKPEIRELAARAGLRVATKPDSQEICFVPDNDYAGFLRRHRGEFETAGEFVDPAGRVLGRHAGYEHFTIGQRRGLGITFGEPRFVIRIDAESKRVVLGTKEDLACESLVADRVNWLAPDLPEPMRCLAQIRYQHTAAPCTVTREDAERVRVTFDERQSGVAPGQAVVFYAHDRVLGGGWIAASGDAGRSLAVTPREEAFAEKTESP encoded by the coding sequence GTGTCCCGCATCGTCCTCGCAATGTCTGGTGGCGTCGACAGTTCCGCCGCCGCGGTCCTCCTCAAGGAGCAGGGCTGCGACGTGATCGGACTCTTCATGCGCTCCGGCGCCACCGACGACTACGCCTGCCACACCGGAATCGGACCGGCGTTGCCGATCGTCACCGCCAAGGCCAATAAGCAGGGCTGCTGCAGCGCCTCCGACGCGGCGGACGCCCGCCGGGTGGCCGATCTGCTCGACATCCCCTTTCACTCGCTGAACTTCGAGAATGCATTCGGGCGGATCAAGGACTACTTTGCTGACGAGTATCTGGCCGGCCGGACGCCGAACCCTTGCGTGATGTGTAACAACTGGCTGAAGTTCGGCAAGCTGTGGGATTTCGCCCGCCAGGTCGGAGCGGATGCGATCGCCACAGGGCACTATGCCCGGCTCAGAGACATCGGCGAAGACCAGCCCGCCCTCGTGAGGGGGCTCGACCCGGGCAAGGACCAGTCGTACGTGCTGGCGGGGATTTCTCGTGACCTGCTGGGACGAATTCAATTCCCGGTGGGGAACTACACCAAGCCGGAAATTCGCGAACTGGCCGCCCGGGCCGGACTGCGCGTGGCGACCAAGCCGGACAGCCAGGAAATCTGCTTCGTGCCGGACAATGACTACGCGGGTTTCCTCCGGCGACACCGGGGGGAATTCGAGACCGCCGGCGAGTTCGTCGATCCCGCCGGGCGAGTTCTCGGGCGGCACGCGGGCTATGAGCATTTCACGATCGGGCAGCGGCGCGGGCTGGGGATCACGTTCGGCGAACCACGCTTTGTCATCCGGATAGATGCCGAATCAAAGCGAGTCGTGCTTGGAACGAAAGAAGATCTGGCGTGCGAGTCGCTGGTGGCCGACCGGGTCAACTGGCTCGCACCGGACCTGCCTGAGCCGATGCGCTGTCTCGCGCAGATTCGCTATCAACACACGGCGGCGCCCTGCACTGTAACCCGCGAAGACGCCGAGCGGGTGCGCGTGACGTTTGACGAGCGGCAATCAGGCGTTGCGCCCGGTCAGGCGGTCGTGTTCTATGCTCACGATCGCGTTCTGGGCGGCGGCTGGATCGCTGCCAGCGGAGACGCAGGAAGATCTCTCGCAGTGACGCCGCGGGAAGAGGCGTTCGCCGAGAAAACCGAGAGTCCTTAA
- a CDS encoding nucleotidyltransferase family protein, whose protein sequence is MTVTAVNKSMDETVAATLAWSGGPSPELGCDLILRMLHHPECLQTLSIEEWGRLIPIAKVLGLWPRICVLVRDQKLETNVPEPVHQHLQSAITAADANEAVIRWEITRLQEALAEVSDPVVVLKGAAFLLLGFQFARGRQFGDVDILVPESGLAAVETALRRRGWVSNEKRPLDRLYYRRWLHEIAPMWHVNRQVPLDVHFSIIRSKDRVSFDPRPLFFDAVSIAESPLKVLHPTDMFLHATANLFRTGEFDHLLRDLWDLRELVVHLEREPGFWDRTVNRAVSLNLRRECFLAVRYLNVICGLAAPETVKNATSGWGPSSLSLSFYDALVRRCLFPQTLSRIDHGRNLALTIREWWPPPRLRTVFSYLFWRKRLPTFPFDGGPHKPHADPDDELRRRNLPY, encoded by the coding sequence ATGACGGTCACCGCGGTCAACAAGTCGATGGACGAAACGGTCGCTGCAACGCTCGCTTGGTCCGGCGGGCCATCGCCCGAGCTGGGCTGCGATCTGATTCTCCGTATGCTCCATCACCCGGAGTGCCTCCAGACTCTCTCGATCGAAGAATGGGGGCGACTAATCCCGATCGCAAAGGTTCTCGGACTTTGGCCCCGAATCTGCGTGCTCGTACGAGATCAGAAGCTTGAGACGAACGTCCCGGAACCGGTTCACCAGCACCTGCAATCCGCAATTACTGCCGCCGATGCTAATGAGGCTGTGATCCGCTGGGAAATCACTCGCCTCCAGGAGGCATTGGCCGAGGTGAGCGATCCGGTCGTCGTGTTGAAAGGCGCTGCATTTCTCCTATTGGGATTTCAGTTCGCCAGGGGAAGGCAGTTTGGAGATGTTGATATCCTCGTCCCTGAATCGGGATTGGCTGCCGTTGAAACGGCACTCCGCCGTCGTGGATGGGTTTCCAACGAAAAGAGGCCGCTGGATCGGCTGTACTATCGACGCTGGCTGCATGAAATTGCACCGATGTGGCATGTCAATCGGCAAGTGCCGCTCGATGTCCACTTTTCGATCATTCGTTCGAAGGATCGTGTCAGTTTCGATCCGCGACCTTTGTTTTTCGATGCGGTTTCTATAGCGGAGTCCCCTCTCAAGGTTCTCCATCCGACTGACATGTTCCTTCATGCGACAGCGAATCTGTTTCGAACCGGCGAGTTTGATCACTTGCTCCGAGATCTCTGGGACCTGCGGGAACTCGTTGTTCACTTGGAACGAGAACCGGGTTTCTGGGACCGAACGGTGAATCGTGCCGTCTCGTTGAATCTGCGTCGGGAGTGCTTCCTTGCCGTTCGTTACCTCAACGTGATTTGCGGCCTTGCTGCACCAGAAACGGTGAAGAACGCCACTTCCGGTTGGGGACCCAGCTCGTTGTCTCTATCGTTCTATGATGCCTTGGTGCGACGATGTTTATTCCCACAAACACTTAGTCGAATTGATCATGGCCGCAATCTGGCTTTGACGATTCGAGAATGGTGGCCTCCACCCCGTCTGCGCACTGTCTTCTCGTATCTCTTCTGGCGCAAACGCCTGCCGACGTTTCCATTCGACGGTGGTCCCCACAAGCCCCATGCCGATCCTGACGATGAGCTGCGCAGACGGAATCTCCCGTACTGA